The sequence CCAACCCTAGAAGAGACCCCCTCCGTAAAATGTTAAAGAAGAGACCCCTTTacgtaaataatttgtaaagggGACCCCTTAAAGTAAATTTGCCTAAAAGAAACATATGTTATGATTGATGATTCAGTGGTTTTTTTGGAGCAATGGTTTTGTTGGATTCAATTAAGCTACTGCAAATCGTAGACTTAGTTTTACATATAAACTCAGGTTTTGTCTCATAGATCAATAGTCATTTCTCCCAATTATTGTTAGAATCTTCGTTGTTTCAATTCTTGAAATTGATTGGTAGAAGAACTATTGAATAGTTatgtatataaagaaagaaaatgaaattctGAGCTTCTTcgataatttttcattttctgtagATTTATCTTTAATATGAATTGTTTGAACTGATGAAGGAAGGTATGGGAGCTACCTATGGCACAACGAAGAGTGGCGTGGGCGTGGCTTCAATAGGTGTGATGAGATCGGAGTTGGTGATGAAGTCTATTGTCCCTGTTGTTATGGTCGGAGTTTTGGGTATTTATGGccttattattgttgttattatcaCTATTGGCATTAATTCCAAGGCCAAATCTTATTACCTCTTTGATGGTTAGGCGCAACTCTCCTCTGGTCTTGCTTGTGGGCTGGTTGGTCTTTCTGCTGGCATGGCTATTGGTATTGTTGGTGATGCTGGTGTTAGGTATAATTCTTCTGCCTTAGTATCTTATCTATGATTAAACTCGGTACTGATTTGATCTTATTCTGAAGTCTATAGATTTCACGGTGATACTTAATGCGA comes from Glycine soja cultivar W05 chromosome 20, ASM419377v2, whole genome shotgun sequence and encodes:
- the LOC114403216 gene encoding V-type proton ATPase 16 kDa proteolipid subunit-like isoform X3, whose amino-acid sequence is MVLLDSIKLLQIVDLVLHINSGMGATYGTTKSGVGVASIGVMRSELVMKSIVPVVMAQLSSGLACGLVGLSAGMAIGIVGDAGVRGRMGRRESKHVYHHSNLWCCEDKVPTNKGWPNLIVTYL